The proteins below come from a single Triticum aestivum cultivar Chinese Spring chromosome 5D, IWGSC CS RefSeq v2.1, whole genome shotgun sequence genomic window:
- the LOC123124000 gene encoding uncharacterized protein: MPTTTTRATVMLVLLIALLGRPSPAAAQLGDAHKCRDTCLEGCTGWVVVCHVSCASACSGAGGIGIMSIDNGIPPDHPNPDDLPKPPPLPDLVHPLRGAGGIAFSPAPSPAASESESSSSSSTSDDD; encoded by the coding sequence ATGCCAACGACGACGACAAGGGCGACCGTGATGCTGGTGTTGCTAATAGCGCTGCTCGGCCGgccgtctccggcggcggcgcagcTGGGGGACGCCCACAAGTGCCGCGACACGTGCCTGGAGGGGTGCACCGGGTGGGTGGTGGTGTGCCACGTGTCGTGCGCCAGCGCCTGCTCGGGGGCCGGCGGCATCGGCATCATGAGCATCGACAACGGCATCCCGCCGGACCACCCCAACCCCGACGAtctccccaagccgccgccgctgccggacctTGTCCATCCCCTCCGAGGAGCCGGCGGCATCGCCTTCAGCCCCGCGCCGTCACCGGCAGCATCAGAATcagaatcatcatcatcgtcgtcgacATCGGATGATGATTAA